One region of Mus musculus strain C57BL/6J chromosome 15, GRCm38.p6 C57BL/6J genomic DNA includes:
- the Prickle1 gene encoding prickle-like protein 1 isoform X1, translating to MPLEMEPKMSKLVFGCQRSSTSDDDSGCALEEYAWVPPGLRPEQIQLYFACLPEEKVPYVNSPGEKHRIKQLLYQLPPHDNEVRYCQSLSEEEKKELQVFSAQRKKEALGRGTIKLLSRAVMHAVCEQCGLQMNGGEVAVFASRAGPGVCWHPSCFVCFTCNELLVDLIYFYQDGKIHCGRHHAELLKPRCSACDEIIFADECTEAEGRHWHMKHFCCLECETVLGGQRYIMKDGRPFCCGCFESLYAEYCETCGEHIGVDHAQMTYDGQHWHATEACFSCAQCKASLLGCPFLPKQGQIYCSKTCSLGEDIHASDSSDSAFQSARSRDSRRSVRMGRSSRSADQCRQSLLLSPALNYKFPGLSGNADDTLSRKLDDVSLASRQGAGFANEEFWKARVEQEASEDPEEWAEHEDYMTQLLLKFGDKNLFQQQSSEVDPRASEHWIPDNMVTNKPEVKPNHQGLASKKYQSDMYWAQSQDGLGDSAYGSHPGPASSRRLQELDLDHGAAGYTHDQSQWYEDSLECLSDLKPEQSIRDSMDSLALSNITGASVDGESKPRPSLYSLQNFEEIEAEDCEKMSNMGTLNSSMLHRSAESLQSLNSGLCPEKILPEEKPAHLPVLRRSKSQSRPQQVKFSDDVIDNGSYDIEIRQPPMSERTRRRAYHFEERGSRPHHHRHRRSRKSRSDNALNLVTERKYSAKDRLRLYTPDNYEKFIQNKSARELQAYMQNANLYSQYAHATSDYALQNPGMNRFLGLCGEDDDSWCSSSTSSSDSEEEGYFLGQPIPQPRPQRFTYYTDDLSSPASALPTPQFTQRTTKSKKKKGHKGKNCIIS from the exons ATGCCTTTGGAGATGGAACCGAAAATGAGCAAACTGGTCTTCGGGTGCCAGAGAAGCTCCACATCAGATGATGATTCCGGCTGTGCACTTGAAGAGTATGCATGGGTCCCACCGGGCCTCAGGCCCGAGCAG aTCCAGCTCTATTTCGCATGCTTGCCAGAGGAAAAGGTTCCTTATGTTAACAGCCCTGGGGAGAAACACAGGATTAAACAGCTCCTGTACCAGTTGCCTCCACACGATAACGAG GTGCGGTACTGCCAGTCTTTGAgcgaagaagagaagaaggagctgCAGGTGTTCAGTgctcagaggaagaaagaagctcTGGGGAGAGGAACCATCAAACTCTTGTCCAGAGCTGTGATGCACGCCGTGTGTGAGCAG TGTGGGCTGCAGATGAATGGAGGGGAGGTGGCCGTGTTCGCCTCCCGTGCAGGACCTGGAGTATGCTGGCACCCGTCCTGCTTTGTCTGCTTCACGTGTAATGAACTACTGGTCGACCTCATCTATTTCTATCAGGATGGAAAAATCCACTGTGGCAGGCACCACGCTGAACTGCTCAAGCCTCGGTGCTCAGCCTGtgatgag ATCATTTTTGCTGACGAGTGCACGGAAGCCGAGGGTCGCCACTGGCACATGAAGCATTTCTGCTGTCTGGAATGTGAGACAGTCCTGGGAGGGCAGAGATATATCATGAAGGACGGCCGCCCCTTCTGCTGTGGCTGCTTCGAGTCTCTCTACGCTGAGTACTGCGAAACCTGTGGGGAGCATATTG GTGTGGACCACGCACAGATGACCTACGACGGGCAGCACTGGCACGCCACAGAGGCCTGCTTTTCCTGTGCGCAGTGTAAGGCCTCGTTGCTGGGATGCCCCTTCCTCCCGAAACAAGGTCAGATTTACTGCTCCAAGACCTGCAGCCTTGGGGAAGACATCCACGCCTCTGACTCCTCGGACTCCGCCTTCCAGTCAGCCAGATCCAGAGACTCTCGCAGGAGCGTGAGGATGGGCAGAAGCAGCCGCTCCGCCGACCAGTGCCGACAGTCTCTTCTCTTGTCTCCCGCCCTGAACTACAAGTTCCCGGGTCTCTCCGGCAACGCTGACGACACCCTTTCCCGGAAGCTGGATGACGTGAGCCTCGCCAGCAGGCAGGGAGCAGGTTTCGCTAACGAGGAATTCTGGAAAGCCAGAGTGGAGCAGGAAGCCTCCGAAGACCCCGAAGAATGGGCTGAGCATGAAGATTATATGACGCAGCTCCTCCTCAAGTTCGGCGACAAAAACCTCTTCCAGCAGCAGAGCAGCGAGGTGGATCCGAGAGCCAGCGAGCACTGGATACCCGACAACATGGTTACGAATAAGCCCGAGGTAAAGCCGAATCACCAGGGCCTCGCGAGTAAAAAGTATCAGTCTGATATGTACTGGGCCCAGTCCCAAGACGGGCTGGGTGACTCTGCCTACGGCAGCCATCCAGGCCCCGCCAGCAGCCGCAGGCTGCAAGAGCTAGATCTGGACCACGGTGCTGCGGGATATACTCATGACCAAAGCCAGTGGTATGAAGACTCCCTGGAGTGTCTATCTGACTTGAAACCAGAACAGAGTATCCGGGATTCTATGGATTCTTTGGCGTTGTCCAACATCACAG GGGCATCAGTGGATGGAGAAAGCAAGCCAAGACCGTCATTATATTCTCTCCAAAACTTtgaggagatagaggcagaagaTTGTGAGAAAATGAGCAATATGGGAACTCTGAACTCTTCCATGCTGCACAGGAGTGCAGAATCCTTACAAAGTCTGAACTCAGGGCTGTGCCCAGAAAAAATTCTACCTGAGGAAAAACCAGCACACCTGCCGGTGCTCAGGAGATCCAAGTCCCAGTCCCGACCACAGCAGGTCAAATTTTCAGATGACGTCATTGACAACGGAAGCTACGACATCGAAATCCGGCAGCCTCCCATGAGCGAACGGACTCGGAGACGGGCGTATCACTTTGAAGAGAGGGGATCCAGGCCTCACCACCATCGCCACCGGAGAAGCAGAAAGTCTCGGTCCGACAACGCCCTGAACCTGGTCACGGAAAGGAAGTACTCCGCCAAGGACAGACTTCGGCTGTACACCCCCGATAACTATGAGAAATTCATACAGAATAAAAGCGCCCGGGAGCTCCAAGCCTACATGCAGAACGCCAACCTCTATAGCCAGTATGCCCATGCCACGTCTGATTACGCCCTGCAGAACCCAGGGATGAACCGGTTTCTGGGGCTCTGCGGCGAGGACGACGACTCGTGGTGTTCGTCCTCCACGTCCTCCTCCGACTCAGAAGAAGAAGGCTATTTCCTTGGCCAGCCGATCCCTCAGCCACGGCCACAGAGATTCACCTACTATACAGATGACCTTTCTAGCCCGGCTTCCGCACTGCCCACCCCACAGTTTACTCAGAGGACAACTAAatccaagaagaaaaaaggaCACAAGGGCAAAAACTGTATCATTTCTTAA